The region GTATTGCCCAGCTATATTTCTTTCTTGTTTTGGCCTGTGCAGAATGCATACTTCTGTCTATTATGGCCTATGACCGTTATGTTGCCATATGTAATCCACTGCATTATATCACAATTATGAACAAGAAAGTATGTCTAAGCATGTCAGCTGCTTGTTGGATCATCAGTATTCTGAATTCCTTGTTGCAGACAATGTTGGTACACCGTCTGTCCTTCTGCAAGTCCATCAAGATTCAGCATTTCTATTGTGACCTTACCCCACTGATAGAGCTCTCCTGCACAGATACCTCCATCAATCAGCTAGTGATCTTCAGTGAGGTCTCACTGCTAGCAGTAGTTCCCTTCCTGATTATACTGATTTCCTACATACGCATCATTTCTGCCATTCTTAAGATTCAGTCCACTGGTGGAAGACTAAAGACCTTCTCTACCTGCTCCTCCCACTTCACAGTGGTGTTGCTTTTCTATGGGAcagttatttttatgtatttcagGCCTTCTTCTAGTTATTCCATGGAAAAAGACAAGATCTCCAGTGTGATGTACAATGTGGTATCTCCCAtgctcaacccattcatctacagtCTGAGAAATCgagatgtgaaaacagcattgaaACAAGCCTTACagaaaacaatattgtcatcctTAGTGTAAACACTTACTAAGAAATAGTCCAATTTACAAATCAAAAGACATTTTGCATCCCATTTGATTCCTACTTCAAATTAATAGTGAGATGGAGGAGACATATATTCCATCTTGGTTCTTGCTACCAGCaaagtttttttgtgtgtttttgtttttgttttgtgtatttttaagtTATCATACAATTTTGCTGCTAGAAGATCAAGTTAAGCCCGAATTCTGTGAAGGAAAATTTTCATATTGCTTGCACAGTTGCAAATTTATGGATCCTTTCTATATGCAgactttccaccttataattgaaagagaaaaacgcctagatttcgacccaaatcaggagatagacgtttatctcacaaaaacgaataaatcggtataatggaaagccgattttggacgttttcaactgcactccattgcggaagcgttcaaagttgacaggggcgtgtcagaggcgtggcgaaggtggaactggggcgtggttatcggccgaggagagatgggtgcctttcgccaataatggaaaaaaagtatgcgtttgtagctagaatttagggcagttttcctggaccctgttttttcatgaataaggccccaaaaagtgccctaaatgaccagattaccaccagaggaaatcggggatgacctcccctgactcccccagtggtcactaaccccctcccaccacaaaaaatgatgtttcacaactttttattttcaccctcaaatgtcatacccacctccctggcagcagtatgcaggtctctggagcagttgttagggggtgcagtggacttcaggcaggtggccccaggcccatcccccctacctgttacaattgtgctgcttaatgcttagtcgtccaacccccccaacccactgtacccacatgtaggtgccccccttcaccccttagggctatagtaatggtgtagacttgtggcagtgggttttgagggggatttggggggctcaacacacaagggaaggatgctatgcacctgggagctcttttaccttttttttgtttttgtaaaagtgccccctagggtgcctggttggtgtcctggcatgtgagggggaccagtgcactacgactcctggcccctcccacgaacaaatgccttggatttattcatttttgagctgggcgctttcattttccattatcactgaaaaacaaaaatgcccagctcacaaattgtcaaataaaaaatggacgtctatttttttcgaaaatactgttcggtccgccccttcacggacccgttctcggagataaacgcccatggagatagacgttttcgttcaattatgcccctccacatattagTTTCAAAGTGAAGGTatgtgtatttgtgtgttcaAGTTGAAAATAGCCAAAGGAAAAAGTCACTCCAAATTCTGTAACTATGTTCACATTCAGTCCTAGACCTGCCCTGGGAATGCCTATGGTAAATGTGTGCATATCTACATGCCTTGCGGTGACAGTTTTTAAATGGTCTTTTTCCACAAGGGAAAGAACTGGAAATGGCATTGAAATCTGTTTTTATCCTGTGTCTTTTTCTCATCTCAAATTGTCTGATGTCTTCTAGGGATATGTATTGGAGTTttgcaattttttattttgtttttgtcatGTTTTGATTTCCTctgttttgttttgatgtaaAATGCTTTCATTTTGGATTGCCATATTATCAGTAGCACACATTGATTTTCAATAGGGAGCATAATTCTTCAATAATGCACTCATTTTTTTACCTGAAATTTGGGCTGAGAAGAGGTGGAATTGTACTTTTTCATGTTTATTGTATAACATGCATATGTTTACAAATAGCCTAGGGGGCCAATGTATAATCTAGGCACCATAGTTTTATGTGTTTGTTAGCTGCATAAATGTTGGGAATACTGGCATATATTTACTCATGCTTGCATGCCacactaagcacaattctataccAATATGAGTAACCTGCATAGCACACaaagagagtaacatagtaaaataatttcatagtaattgacggcagataaagacctgaattgtccatccagtctgcccaacagtcatattcattatcaattcgagattaaatcaacaatgaacgtgatattatatacttgatcatggtatttatttggtgtttctgggacataatctgaagaagtccacccagctctgtctttatgttccaactactggagtatCCATCAAAGccaactccagcccatccaaatctgcctTGTGATTTGCGGGACACatgggggggcataatcgaatggggcacccaagttttcctgagggcgtccttgcagggcGGCCCCGCAAAGGatcggggaaacccttattatcgaaacaagatgggcgtccatctttcatttcaataatacggtcggggacgcccaaatctcaacatttaggttgaccttagagatggtcgacctaaatgttgagatggtcgaccttagagatggtcatccccggtttttggccctaatggaaaccgagaacgcccatctcaaaaacgaccaaatccaagccctttggtcgtgggaggagccagaattcgtagtgcactgttccgcctcacatgccaggacaccaactgggtaccctaggggacactgcagtggacttcacaaattgttcccaggtgcatagctcccttaccttgggtgctgagcccccaaccccccacccaaccccactccccacaaatgtacaccactaccatagcccgtatgggtgaaggggggcacctacatgtgggtacagtgggttgtcgagcgctcacacttaccaccacaagtgtaacaggttgggggggatgggcctgggtccaccaggctgaagtgcactgcacccactaaaactgctccagggacctgcaaactgctgtcatggagctgggtatgacatttcagggtggcatagaggctggcaaaacatttttttagtttttttttagggtggaaggggattagtgaccactgggggagtaagggtaggtcatccccgattccctccggtggtcatctggtcagtttgggcacattttcaTGGCTTgctcgcaagaaaaaatggaacaagtaaagacgtccaagtgctcatcagagacgcccttcttttttccattatcagctgaggacgcccatctcctaatcacgctaCGGTGATgaaacgcccccatgaactttggtcatccccgcgacaggaagcagttgaggacggccaaaatcggctttcgattatgccgatttgggcgaccctgagagaaggacgcctatctcccaatttgtgtcagaagatgggcgcccttctctttcgaaaataagcctgagagtgtaaaagtctgcccagcactatcttcaAGTTCCAAATTAatggagtttctgtcaaagctctctccaacccatcctaaactggattgctatatgtggaACTCAGACCTACAAGCCATcctagcaccggccttagttggtTCAGCCAATCTACATGCAAATATTCCaccctttaagttttgtatttttatgccattcattttctaattagtgtAAGGAAGTATACACAGGGTAAGGAGGTGTATACAGGAGCACAGCATGGCTGGGACATAGGTGGGTCCCATTTACAAATCTAACTTACTGCATCCCTAATCGCTTCTGCCCATGCCTTGTGATAATTCAAGAATGGCAATGCAATCTAAACTGTGGTATTCATCATTTAGTCAAAATGCTAGCTACTGTGGTTAATTTTACATTGGATACATAGAACCAGTACCTGgatactggccagtgctgaatgtcCAGTTTCACTTTAACCATGTTTAACTTAATCTGGTTAGTTATCTAGTTAGTGGTTGGTTAAAATTTAGATTTAGATTTCCAGAGCCTGCTAGCTTGATAAGTGTCTTGACCTTTCGAATGTAAAAGATGGTGCTAAACAGAAACTACTGCTTCTAAAAAAAAGAGA is a window of Microcaecilia unicolor chromosome 2, aMicUni1.1, whole genome shotgun sequence DNA encoding:
- the LOC115461933 gene encoding olfactory receptor 1-like yields the protein MNKTEVIEFVLLGITEYAELRGLLIAVFLVMYLINLLGNGTMISIIIGSSQLHTPMYFFLCNLSFVDMCFTSVTVPKMLSNLISNKKTIFYDNCIAQLYFFLVLACAECILLSIMAYDRYVAICNPLHYITIMNKKVCLSMSAACWIISILNSLLQTMLVHRLSFCKSIKIQHFYCDLTPLIELSCTDTSINQLVIFSEVSLLAVVPFLIILISYIRIISAILKIQSTGGRLKTFSTCSSHFTVVLLFYGTVIFMYFRPSSSYSMEKDKISSVMYNVVSPMLNPFIYSLRNRDVKTALKQALQKTILSSLV